Below is a window of Humulus lupulus chromosome 2, drHumLupu1.1, whole genome shotgun sequence DNA.
TATTTGCTTAGGTTCAATGAATTTGGTGATGATGGTGGGCCTACGGCCAAGGAGTTGGTTCCTAAATTCACCACCTTCAAAGAAAATCTCTCGGCCAAGCTTGGTGTTGCACTACCAAATATTGATGTAAAACCCTTTTGCTTTCCTCTCTTTCTGTTATGGTCTCAACATTCAATTCTGAATTTGCTTGTGACTCTTGATATTATTTGCAGGCTAGGCATTTAGTGGCAATTATCATAACCTCAAAAGCTATTGGAGGCATCCTATTCGTAGTTGGAAGTTCCTTTGGAGCTTACATTTTGGTTAGAATTTCTATCGATTACTTTTGAATATAAAGGTGTCACAACTAGTGAATCTTATGTTCTGATATCATTGTTTTCTGCTGTAGCTTTTCTACTTAGCCTTGGTCACTCCAATTCTTTACAATTTCTACAACTACAGCCCTGAGAATCTCCAGTTTGGTGTGTAACGCCTCGATTTCCTGAGACGGTACTTAGGGAGTccgtttaaaaataataaacaataaatactttaagacactaaaaaaaaatatttatttaaaatttaaatagacaatgagatctcattatttaaaaataaaaatgttggacgctaggtttaacaacaacaacataaagaaaataatcgTTCAAGTCtaaaaatttaaaacatgacattcatttataataaaaatataaaataactggagcccagcctctaacatgtcctatccatgcctcgagcccccaccactcactgctttgctttgcctttacctacacacaGAGTACTCGTgagctaatgcccagcaagaagagctatgtaggacat
It encodes the following:
- the LOC133816551 gene encoding uncharacterized protein LOC133816551, encoding MGFFSFLGRVLFASLFILSALQAFNEFGDDGGPTAKELVPKFTTFKENLSAKLGVALPNIDARHLVAIIITSKAIGGILFVVGSSFGAYILLFYLALVTPILYNFYNYSPENLQFGVKRILHGVLLSDFLQNVALFGALLFFLGIKNSLPKRQIKKKSPKSKTA